In one Roseburia intestinalis L1-82 genomic region, the following are encoded:
- a CDS encoding IS1634 family transposase, giving the protein MRITTSKSKNSESFYITQSYTNANGKSTSKTIRKLGTLAELSAQLHTDRDGVVEWANEQARLETLKYKSEKEDATVMIPFHSNRLMDYNKQKLFSGGYLFLQSIYYGLKLDSVCRKIKSRHKFEYDLNAILSDLIYTRVLEPSSKSSSFRAAKQFLEPPTYELHDVYRALSVLASEMDFIQSEVYKNSFFLGDRMDRILYYDCTNYYFEIEQEDGDKKYGKSKEHRPNPIIQMGLFTDGDGIPLAFSLFPGNQNEQKSLKPLETKILQQFGCDKFIYCSDAGLASEDNRVLNHMGQRAFIVTQSIKKLPAEDRAWALKKTGFKRLSDDKPVDLTKLTDDDKNQLYYKDEPLTTKKLDQKLIITYSPKYAAYQKAIRAEQICRAEKMVANGSLKKQRKNPNDPARFVNKVAVTNEGEKAKIHYYLDTDKIAEEEMYDGLYAVCTDLLDDDVADILKVSEGRWQIEDCFRTMKTDFEARPVYLNREDRIKAHFLTCFLALLHFRLLNRSLKGTYTTEQLLHTLKDIKFTDIEEQGFMPVYERQEITDDLHETCGFRTDYQFITKRKMKGIQKKSKRR; this is encoded by the coding sequence GTGCGTATAACAACATCAAAATCAAAAAATTCTGAGTCCTTTTACATCACTCAGTCCTATACAAATGCCAATGGGAAAAGTACTTCCAAAACCATCCGAAAATTAGGTACGTTAGCTGAATTATCGGCGCAGCTCCACACGGATCGTGACGGAGTTGTTGAATGGGCAAATGAACAGGCTCGTCTTGAAACACTGAAATATAAAAGTGAAAAAGAGGATGCTACTGTCATGATTCCATTTCATTCCAACAGACTCATGGACTATAATAAGCAGAAACTTTTTTCTGGCGGATATCTTTTTCTTCAGTCTATTTACTATGGACTTAAGCTCGATTCTGTCTGCCGAAAAATCAAAAGCCGACATAAATTCGAGTATGATCTTAATGCTATTTTATCTGATTTAATTTATACAAGGGTTCTGGAACCTTCCAGCAAAAGTTCTTCCTTTCGAGCAGCAAAACAGTTCCTTGAGCCTCCAACTTATGAACTTCATGATGTTTACCGAGCTCTTTCTGTTCTTGCTTCTGAAATGGATTTTATTCAATCAGAAGTTTATAAAAACAGCTTTTTTCTTGGTGACAGAATGGATCGGATCCTTTATTATGATTGCACAAACTACTACTTTGAAATCGAACAGGAAGATGGAGATAAAAAATACGGAAAAAGCAAAGAGCACCGTCCGAATCCCATTATTCAAATGGGACTCTTTACAGATGGTGACGGAATACCTTTGGCTTTCTCACTCTTTCCTGGAAACCAAAATGAGCAGAAATCCTTAAAACCTTTAGAAACAAAGATTCTCCAACAATTCGGCTGTGATAAGTTTATCTATTGTAGTGACGCCGGACTTGCTTCTGAGGATAACCGTGTTCTTAATCACATGGGACAGAGGGCATTTATTGTCACTCAGTCCATCAAAAAGCTGCCTGCTGAAGACCGGGCATGGGCTTTAAAGAAAACTGGCTTCAAACGTCTCTCAGATGATAAACCTGTTGATCTCACAAAACTGACAGATGATGACAAGAACCAGCTTTATTATAAAGACGAACCATTGACAACAAAAAAACTGGATCAAAAATTAATCATAACCTACTCCCCTAAATATGCCGCTTATCAGAAAGCCATCCGTGCGGAGCAGATCTGTCGGGCAGAAAAAATGGTTGCAAATGGCTCTCTAAAAAAACAGCGTAAAAATCCAAATGATCCTGCAAGATTTGTAAATAAGGTAGCTGTAACCAACGAAGGAGAAAAAGCTAAGATCCACTATTATCTCGATACGGATAAGATTGCTGAAGAAGAAATGTATGACGGACTTTATGCGGTATGTACAGACCTGCTTGATGATGACGTTGCAGATATCTTAAAAGTCAGTGAAGGAAGATGGCAGATTGAAGACTGTTTCAGAACTATGAAAACAGACTTTGAAGCCAGACCCGTTTACTTAAACCGTGAAGATCGGATTAAAGCTCATTTCCTCACCTGCTTTCTTGCTCTGTTACATTTCCGGTTATTAAACCGCTCCTTGAAAGGGACTTATACCACAGAACAATTACTTCACACTTTAAAAGACATAAAATTTACGGATATAGAAGAACAGGGCTTCATGCCGGTATATGAACGTCAGGAAATCACTGATGATCTCCATGAAACCTGCGGATTCAGAACGGACTATCAATTCATAACAAAACGGAAAATGAAAGGAATTCAGAAAAAAAGTAAGCGGAGATAA
- a CDS encoding RpnC/YadD family protein produces MKKGTQVSEKIPAANRQYKDTVFRMLFSEKENLLSLYNAVTGKAYQNADDLKIVTLENAIYMGMKNDLAFMLETNIYLYEHQSTLNPNIPLRDLIYIGIEYQQYVDDKSLYSSRLQKIPAPKFMVFYNGTDAVDDRVELRLSNAYEHLAGEPDLELKALMLNVNEGHNKELMEQCQTLKEYAIYVARVRKYTSEMNLNDAVARAIDECIKEGILVEFLRKNRSEVKMVSILEYDKEWEEKKLRKAEYEAGKSDGIEIAEERMIHNMIKLDFPIEKIAEVTGKSPLEIEQYLQSNRQ; encoded by the coding sequence ATGAAGAAGGGTACACAGGTATCAGAAAAGATACCAGCAGCCAACCGTCAGTACAAAGACACCGTATTCCGCATGTTGTTTTCAGAGAAAGAGAACCTTTTATCTTTGTACAATGCAGTAACCGGGAAAGCTTATCAGAACGCAGATGATCTGAAAATCGTCACGCTGGAAAATGCAATCTACATGGGGATGAAAAACGACCTGGCATTTATGTTAGAGACGAATATTTATCTCTACGAGCACCAGTCCACGTTAAATCCCAACATACCGCTGCGGGATCTGATTTACATAGGAATCGAATATCAGCAGTATGTTGATGATAAGTCCTTGTATTCGTCCCGCCTGCAGAAGATACCGGCACCGAAATTTATGGTATTTTATAATGGAACGGATGCAGTGGATGACCGGGTGGAACTTCGACTGTCAAACGCTTATGAGCATCTGGCTGGCGAGCCGGACCTGGAGTTAAAAGCCCTGATGTTAAACGTCAATGAAGGACATAACAAAGAGCTGATGGAGCAGTGTCAGACATTGAAGGAATATGCCATTTATGTAGCGAGAGTCCGCAAATATACATCAGAAATGAACTTAAACGATGCAGTTGCACGGGCAATCGATGAATGTATCAAAGAAGGAATTTTGGTGGAATTTCTTCGGAAGAATCGTTCGGAGGTAAAGATGGTGAGTATTTTGGAATATGATAAAGAGTGGGAAGAGAAAAAACTCCGAAAGGCAGAATATGAGGCTGGCAAAAGTGACGGAATCGAGATCGCAGAAGAGAGAATGATCCATAATATGATTAAGCTGGATTTCCCAATAGAAAAAATTGCAGAAGTAACTGGAAAATCGCCATTGGAAATAGAACAATATTTACAATCGAACAGACAATAA
- a CDS encoding DUF2975 domain-containing protein, protein MQQKEISRWLKAITIVLALMGAVFFLYIMPVLAMSWRDADESLAYLFMPGLLYGWCIAVICYAILYQFWKVCVQIGKDNSFSKENAKCFRNISHFALLLSVVWFAGIVFLAILAVRQPGISIFMITAVLLSVMISVLAAALSHLVLKAYELKQENELTI, encoded by the coding sequence ATGCAGCAAAAAGAAATTTCACGGTGGCTAAAAGCAATCACGATTGTACTGGCGCTGATGGGGGCGGTGTTCTTTCTATATATTATGCCGGTACTTGCAATGTCATGGAGGGACGCGGATGAATCACTGGCGTATCTTTTTATGCCGGGGCTGTTGTACGGCTGGTGCATTGCGGTGATCTGTTATGCGATCCTGTACCAGTTCTGGAAAGTATGTGTGCAGATCGGAAAAGACAATTCATTCTCAAAAGAAAATGCAAAATGTTTTCGAAATATCAGTCACTTCGCATTGCTGCTCTCAGTTGTGTGGTTTGCGGGAATTGTTTTTCTGGCAATCTTAGCGGTCAGGCAGCCCGGAATCAGTATTTTTATGATCACCGCAGTTTTGCTTTCGGTCATGATATCTGTTTTGGCAGCGGCATTATCACATCTGGTCCTGAAAGCCTACGAATTAAAACAGGAAAATGAACTTACGATATAA
- a CDS encoding helix-turn-helix domain-containing protein, with product MAIIINIDVMLAKRKMSVTELSEKVGITMANISILKNGKAKAIKVDTLNKICRALDCQPGDILEYVPSDDEI from the coding sequence ATGGCGATTATCATAAATATAGATGTAATGCTTGCAAAGCGAAAAATGAGTGTAACTGAACTCTCGGAAAAAGTAGGTATTACAATGGCAAATATTTCCATACTAAAAAATGGAAAGGCAAAAGCAATCAAAGTAGACACATTAAACAAGATCTGCCGGGCGTTGGACTGCCAGCCGGGAGATATTTTAGAATATGTTCCATCGGATGATGAAATTTAA
- a CDS encoding DUF4153 domain-containing protein — MTVYEKLKQEQDSLLEKEGSMKMDQNLTVSYEEQKAQWQERKKQQQKENAGIFKKLAPASLIYALIYTVCIYKNMTGAAVLLWVVATIGYICYIVKTVKERKVFKTTIIFAVYMLILAVSTFTTGNEWIIWMNYCWIFAFTVCFLIRNMADENEWNFWDYLCGGVNAVFGAIGSIARPFGDGNDFARLREKKENGKAREILIGIAVAIPVVLLIGGLLMSADLVFSNMIAKVFEGIRIPANLAGICFMLCFGFISSYCGVRYTAYRKDRQDREVKILTETTAMFTVSVLVAVLYVIFCGIQIIYLFGGGGELPAGVTYAEYARQGFFQLLVVCILNLGAVLTMEHFFQRNRAVDAVLTVISVCTIIMTASSGWRMILYIRAYQLTFLRVVVLVALAVITLLMAGTICYIWNRRFPLFQYGMAVVCVSYVLFAFAHVDAGIAAYDLAQIENGNTAGDYSYLSCLSTDAAPVIAEYLKEHPDKSYYGDGIYNWKWEYMQENDRMNQPVTLRTFNLSYLRAKRIFSEK, encoded by the coding sequence ATGACAGTTTATGAAAAACTGAAGCAGGAACAGGACAGCTTATTGGAAAAGGAAGGGAGCATGAAAATGGATCAGAATCTTACAGTCAGTTACGAGGAGCAGAAAGCGCAGTGGCAGGAAAGAAAAAAACAGCAGCAGAAAGAAAATGCGGGGATTTTTAAAAAACTTGCGCCGGCAAGCCTCATTTACGCACTGATCTATACAGTCTGTATTTACAAAAATATGACAGGTGCCGCAGTACTTCTGTGGGTGGTGGCAACGATCGGATATATCTGTTACATCGTTAAAACGGTAAAGGAAAGAAAAGTTTTTAAAACAACAATAATTTTTGCTGTGTATATGCTGATCCTTGCGGTCAGTACATTTACAACCGGAAATGAGTGGATCATCTGGATGAATTATTGCTGGATATTTGCATTCACGGTGTGTTTCCTGATACGAAATATGGCAGATGAAAACGAATGGAATTTCTGGGATTACCTGTGCGGTGGAGTAAATGCTGTATTTGGAGCAATTGGCAGCATTGCAAGACCATTTGGCGATGGAAACGATTTTGCACGTTTGCGGGAGAAAAAAGAAAATGGCAAAGCGCGTGAGATCCTGATCGGAATTGCAGTAGCGATACCGGTGGTTCTTCTGATCGGTGGATTGTTAATGTCGGCGGATCTGGTATTTTCAAATATGATTGCAAAAGTTTTCGAAGGAATCAGGATACCGGCAAACCTGGCAGGGATTTGTTTCATGTTATGTTTTGGTTTTATTTCATCTTACTGTGGAGTCAGATATACAGCATACAGAAAAGACCGGCAGGACAGGGAAGTAAAAATTCTTACAGAGACGACAGCAATGTTTACGGTTTCGGTCTTAGTGGCGGTATTATATGTGATATTCTGTGGTATACAGATCATATATCTGTTTGGCGGTGGCGGGGAGCTGCCGGCAGGAGTGACCTATGCCGAATATGCAAGGCAGGGATTTTTCCAGCTCCTTGTGGTGTGTATTTTAAATCTGGGGGCGGTTCTTACAATGGAGCATTTCTTTCAGAGGAACAGGGCGGTCGATGCCGTTCTGACGGTGATCTCTGTATGTACGATCATTATGACAGCATCGAGCGGGTGGAGAATGATCCTGTATATCCGGGCATACCAGCTCACATTTTTGCGTGTTGTGGTACTTGTGGCACTGGCAGTGATCACGCTTCTGATGGCAGGGACGATCTGTTATATCTGGAACCGCAGGTTCCCGTTGTTTCAGTATGGAATGGCGGTTGTGTGCGTCAGTTATGTCCTGTTTGCCTTTGCACATGTAGATGCGGGGATTGCCGCCTATGATCTGGCGCAGATCGAAAATGGAAATACTGCGGGAGATTACAGTTATCTCTCCTGTTTATCAACGGATGCGGCACCAGTGATCGCTGAGTACTTAAAAGAACATCCGGACAAGAGTTATTACGGGGATGGAATATATAACTGGAAGTGGGAATATATGCAGGAAAATGACAGGATGAACCAGCCTGTGACGCTCCGGACATTTAATCTGTCTTATCTGCGTGCAAAAAGAATATTTTCAGAAAAATAG
- a CDS encoding BMP family ABC transporter substrate-binding protein, which produces MDDSDAKATEEAIEACISDGCNIIFTTSWGYMETTAEMAEKYPDIYFSHGTGYMSNGKNFNNYFGRIYQVRYLSGIVAGMNTKSDKVGYVAAQDSSNSEVTGGIDAFAIGVAAVNPEAKIYVAVTNSWDDPDKEKAASEQLLDMGCDVMAQHCDTPYPQTLAQERGVYGIGYNSDMSKETPDACLTSVIWNWSAYYTSAVKSIINGTWDGSNYYGGMAEGLVQLTNLASFAAEGTQEKVDEATAEILNGSNNVFDGVMETNTGETVGTENGTLDDAMITGGIDWYYKNVVIVD; this is translated from the coding sequence GTGGATGACTCTGACGCAAAGGCGACGGAGGAAGCAATCGAAGCATGTATTTCGGATGGGTGCAATATTATTTTTACAACCAGCTGGGGGTATATGGAAACAACAGCAGAGATGGCTGAAAAATATCCGGATATTTACTTTTCCCATGGAACCGGTTATATGTCAAATGGAAAGAACTTCAACAATTATTTTGGTCGTATTTACCAGGTAAGGTATTTAAGCGGTATCGTGGCTGGCATGAATACAAAGTCGGATAAGGTCGGCTATGTTGCAGCGCAGGATTCTTCCAATTCGGAGGTGACAGGTGGAATTGATGCATTTGCGATCGGTGTTGCAGCTGTTAACCCGGAGGCAAAGATCTATGTGGCAGTCACAAACAGCTGGGATGATCCGGATAAGGAAAAAGCAGCATCGGAACAGCTGTTGGATATGGGCTGTGATGTGATGGCACAGCATTGTGATACGCCGTATCCGCAGACACTCGCACAGGAACGTGGTGTATATGGTATCGGCTATAACTCAGATATGAGCAAGGAAACACCGGATGCCTGTCTGACGAGTGTTATCTGGAACTGGAGTGCATACTATACTTCGGCAGTTAAGAGTATTATCAATGGAACCTGGGATGGATCAAACTATTATGGAGGTATGGCAGAGGGGCTGGTACAGCTGACGAATCTGGCATCTTTTGCGGCAGAGGGTACGCAGGAGAAGGTGGATGAAGCGACTGCAGAAATTTTAAATGGCAGCAATAATGTTTTTGACGGAGTGATGGAGACAAATACAGGGGAGACGGTTGGAACAGAGAATGGAACCTTAGATGATGCAATGATTACCGGCGGCATTGACTGGTATTATAAAAACGTTGTGATTGTGGACTAG